The Fragaria vesca subsp. vesca linkage group LG2, FraVesHawaii_1.0, whole genome shotgun sequence genome includes a window with the following:
- the LOC101294138 gene encoding lysM domain receptor-like kinase 3-like, whose product MCKNKMAVDAAQPTSSPRPTTSESTRIQTRPTFTSSSSLPPSGPSTSTSNTSYKLSSTASTSSQTSLGSFRLSLPENPNLYDFSEIRAATNNFLAKRLTSSSSSPSWRCTLRGKDTVVFQRKFRRKLPTQELKNRLSMLCRSHHTSIIKLLGASVSGDNLFLVYEFVPNSASLAACLRNKNNPDFTVLSTWVSRMQVAADLAQGLDYVHNNTGLNITIVHNRIKSSSVLVTEPSCNARICHFGTAQLCGEADFHTQMDSKPKSAGEIIEVSEEMGMGRSPKSKRGPQFEGQRGYMSPEFQTSGVATQKSDVYAFGLVILELLSGQEPLKYKFDKTRGDFISTTVVDSARAAVASGGLRTWMDSRMKDSFPVEVAEKLTRVALECVHVDPDKRPSMGRVAGKISKFYLESRTWSEKFSVPTGISISLGPR is encoded by the coding sequence ATGTGCAAGAACAAAATGGCCGTCGACGCCGCCCAGCCCACCTCCTCACCTCGACCCACAACCTCCGAATCCACCCGGATCCAGACCCGACCCACCTTCACCTCCTCCTCCTCCCTCCCTCCCTCCGGCCCCTCCACTTCCACCTCAAACACAAGCTACAAGCTCTCCTCCACCGCCTCCACCTCCAGCCAAACATCCCTCGGCAGCTTCCGCCTCTCCCTCCCGGAAAACCCAAACCTCTACGACTTCTCCGAAATCCGCGCCGCCACCAACAACTTCCTCGCCAAGCGCCTCACCTCCTCCTCCTCCAGCCCCTCGTGGCGCTGCACCCTCCGCGGCAAAGACACCGTCGTCTTCCAACGCAAGTTCCGCCGCAAGCTCCCAACCCAAGAACTCAAGAACCGCCTCTCCATGCTCTGCCGCAGCCACCACACCTCCATCATCAAGCTCCTTGGCGCCTCCGTCTCCGGCGACAACCTATTCTTGGTTTACGAATTCGTGCCTAACTCCGCCAGCCTCGCCGCTTGTTTGCGGAACAAGAACAACCCCGACTTCACCGTCCTGTCGACTTGGGTCTCCAGAATGCAGGTCGCCGCCGACCTGGCACAGGGACTGGATTACGTTCACAACAACACGGGGCTGAATATCACAATCGTGCACAATCGCATCAAAAGCAGCAGCGTCTTGGTCACCGAGCCTAGTTGCAACGCCAGAATCTGCCATTTCGGGACGGCCCAGTTGTGCGGCGAGGCCGATTTCCATACCCAGATGGATTCGAAGCCCAAATCTGCCGGTGAGATCATTGAGGTCAGTGAGGAAATGGGAATGGGTCGGAGCCCGAAGTCGAAACGGGGCCCCCAATTCGAGGGACAGAGAGGGTACATGTCGCCGGAGTTTCAGACCAGCGGCGTCGCCACCCAAAAGTCCGACGTGTACGCATTCGGGTTGGTGATTCTGGAGCTGTTGTCGGGTCAGGAGCCGTTGAAGTACAAGTTCGATAAGACCCGCGGTGATTTTATCAGCACCACAGTAGTTGACTCCGCCCGAGCCGCCGTCGCCAGCGGCGGTTTGAGGACTTGGATGGATAGCAGGATGAAGGACTCGTTTCCGGTGGAGGTTGCCGAGAAGCTGACACGTGTGGCGCTGGAGTGCGTACACGTGGACCCGGATAAGCGACCCAGCATGGGACGCGTGGCGGGGAAGATCTCCAAGTTTTACTTGGAATCCCGGACTTGGTCGGAGAAGTTTAGTGTTCCCACCGGAATTTCAATCTCGCTTGGTCCGAGATGA